The following coding sequences lie in one Oncorhynchus gorbuscha isolate QuinsamMale2020 ecotype Even-year linkage group LG10, OgorEven_v1.0, whole genome shotgun sequence genomic window:
- the ppp1r13ba gene encoding protein phosphatase 1, regulatory subunit 13Ba isoform X5: protein MILTVYLSDSQQMLTEVPITPETTCKDVVEFCKEAGEGGCHLTDVWKGNERVIPFDILMFEHLQEWGPRRMEVMFYLRHEDSPSESSDQGSQLSQEQSNRGSGGSSDQSCEERVGNPCVELTLSELQEMATRQQQQIETQQQMLVAKEQRLRYLQQQDHRQGQTVSEAEKLQRLMERVESQEAKLKKIRAMRGQVDYSKLINGNLSAEIQHVSGQFQEKQAELQSAVVKVDQLNQQLEDLRRGRLNGLQPLGGPLTGTAALELRKLYQELQVRNKLNTEHSGRLQQNKELLNKRNTEVTMMDKRIGDLRDRLHKKKTELNRINGPPSPQPTPSSSGRIAAVCPYIQVPVPGRQEVGYALPPDPVKPPFVPGTGTISHGRSKSEEEGCGVRKPFVQWKVSDLDIIVDPMEMRDVPRSPSGACSADTVWSQGLGQQKQMGLSYRAQYQQHKSNEAVWPTLSKSVSSMQPSDWRNTSPDQSLDFSKLPGGSVSKPLPIYGTYPAPTGHPSIVCSTSSLTRSAPATLAWQRSAPAPPGYSSQQIQQRISVPPSPTPQSGLGEGESPDPLPAVAVRPYVPDRSSSRPQSPRKGPATMNSSSIYHMYLQQPAAAKSYPAGGRSAVKAVYGKPVLPSSTSPSPVPFQHEALSPGGESGGDMVDREGDTTEGRLLTPPSVENIPRPLSPTKLTPVAHSPLRYQSDADLEVLRRRLTNAPRPLKKRSSITEPEGPTGPNIQKLLYQRFNTLAGGMEGGNSTPFYQPVFMGGVLGCPDMDNINTSNGNLIGTASLVITAADGTNSDHRLSSSMSPSSDSNERRTRPPSETTPRMPTPQPSLEDNNNQPGPSSTTSTPRPIPIPEASSPQPKETSPRTVTPPALPKQIKRTNLKKPESERTGHGLRVKFNPLALLLDASLEGEFDLVQRIIYEVENPSTANDEGITPLHNAVCAGRHHIVKFLLDFGVNVNAADSDGWTPLHCAASCNSVHLCKLLVESGAAIFATTISDVETAADKCEEMEDGYTQCSQFLFGLQEKLGVMNKGSVYALWDYEAQSSDELSFHEGDAITTLSRRDHAETEWWWARLHDNEGYVPRNLLGLYPRIKPRQRSLA, encoded by the exons ATGATCTTGACAGTGTACCTGAGCGACAGCCAGCAGATGCTGACAGAGGTGCCCATCACCCCAGAGACCACCTGTAAAGACGTGGTGGAGTTCTGTAAGGAGGCCGGAGAAGGTGGCTGTcacctgactgatgtctggaaGGGCAACG AGAGAGTGATCCCCTTTGACATCCTGATGTTTGAGCACCTGCAGGAGTGGGGTCCCAGGAGGATGGAGGTCATGTTCTACCTGAGACACGAAGACTCCCCCTCAGAGAGCAGCGACCAGG GGAGCCAGCTCTCTCAGGAACAGTCCAACAGAGGCAGTGGAGGGAGCTCAGACCAGTCATGTGAGGAAAGG GTGGGGAACCCTTGCGTGGAGCTGACTCTGTCGGAGCTGCAGGAGATGGCCACACGGCAACAGCAACAGATCGAGACCCAACAGCAGATGCTGGTTGCCAAG GAGCAGCGTCTGAGGTACCTGCAGCAGCAGGACCACAGACAGGGCCAGACGGTGTCAGAGGCTGAGAAGCTACAGAGGTTGATGGAGCGAGTGGAGAGTCAGGAGGCCAAACTAAAGAAGATCCGCGCCATGAGGGGCCAGGTGGACTACAGCAAGCTCATCAATGGCAACCTGT CAGCTGAGATCCAGCATGTGAGTGGGCAGTTCCAGGAGAAGCAGGCAGAGCTGCAGTCAGCTGTGGTGAAGGTGGACCAACTCAACCAGCAGCTTGAGGACCTGAGGAGGGGACGTCTCAACGGCCTGCAGCCCCTAGGAGGACCTCTCACTGGCACCGCCGCTCTGGAGCTACGCAAACTCTACCAGGAACTACAG gtGCGTAACAAGCTGAACACGGAGCATAGTGGCAGGCTGCAGCAGAACAAGGAGCTGCTGAATAAGCGCAACACGGAGGTGACTATGATGGACAAGCGCATTGGGGACCTTCGCGACCGCCTGCACAAGAAAAAAACAGAG CTTAACAGGATAAACGGTCCTCCCTCCCCCCAGCCCACTCCCAGCAGCTCAGGCCGCATAGCCGCGGTATGTCCGTATATCCAGGTGCCCGTCCCAGGCAGACAAGAGGTGGGCTATGCTCTGCCCCCAGACCCCGTCAAACCACCGTTTGTCCCTGGGACTGGCACCATCAGCCATGGCCGCTCCAAATCAG AGGAGGAAGGGTGCGGTGTGAGGAAGCCCTTCGTCCAATGGAAGGTCTCAGATTTAGACATCATAGTGGACCCCATGGAGATGAGAGACGTGCCCCGGTCCCCCTCAGGGGCCTGCAGTGCCGACACAGTCTGGAGCCAGGGGCTAGGGCAGCAGAAGCAGATGGGCCTAAGTTACAGGGCTCAATATCAACAACATAAAT CCAATGAAGCAGTGTGGCCCACCCTTAGTAAAAGTGTCTCCTCGATGCAACCTTCAGATTGGAGAAACACCAGCCCAGACCAG AGCCTTGACTTCAGTAAGCTACCAGGAGGATCCGTGTCCAAACCACTACCCATCTATGGGACCTATCCTGCACCTACTGGCCACCCGTCTATAGTCTGCTCTACCAGCTCCCTGACCAGGTCCGCCCCTGCCACTTTAGCCTGGCAGCGTTCAGCCCCAGCACCTCCTGGTTACTCCTCCCAGCAGATCCAGCAGCGTATCTCTGTCCCTCCTAGCCCCACACCTCAGTCAggcctgggggagggggagagtccTGACCCCCTGCCGGCTGTGGCTGTGAGACCCTACGTTCCAGACCGGTCCTCCTCCAGGCCTCAGTCCCCCAGGAAGGGCCCTGCCACTATGAACTCCTCCTCCATCTACCACATGTACCTGCAGCAGCCTGCAGCAGCCAAGAGCTACCCAGCAGGAGGCAGATCTGCTGTCAAAGCAG TGTATGGGAAACCTGTGCTTCCCTCCagcacctctccctcccctgtgcccTTCCAGCATGAGGCCCTGTCcccaggaggagagagtggaggggacaTGGTGGACAGGGAAGGGGACACCACAGAGGGTAGACTCCTAACCCCTCCCAGCGTGGAGAACATCCCGCGGCCCCTGAGCCCCACCAAGCTGACCCCCGTGGCCCACTCCCCGCTGCGCTACCAGAGCGACGCCGACCTAGAGGTCCTGCGCCGGCGGCTGACCAATGCACCGCGCCCGCTGAAGAAACGCAGCTCCATCACAGAGCCAGAGGGCCCCACCGGACCCAACATCCAGAAGCTCCTGTACCAGCGCTTCAACACCCTGGCCGGAGGCATGGAGGGCGGCAACAGCACCCCATTCTACCAGCCCGTCTTCATGGGTGGTGTCCTGGGATGTCCTGACATGGACAACATCAACACTTCTAATGGGAACCTGATCGGGACAGCTTCCCTGGTCATCACTGCCGCAGACGGTACCAACTCAGACCATCGCCTGTCCTCTTCCATGTCCCCTTCCTCTGACTCCAATGAGAGGAGGACACGCCCACCCAGTGAGACCACTCCCCGCATGCCCACCCCCCAGCCCAGCTTGGAAGACAACAACAACCAACCTGGTCCTTCTAGCACCACCTCCACTCCCAGGCCCATCCCCATCCCTGAGGCCTCGTCTCCCCAGCCGAAAGAAACCTCTCCCCGGACTGTCACACCCCCGGCATTGCCTAAG CAGATCAAGAGGACTAACCTGAAGAAACCTGAGTCAGAGAGGACAGGCCATGGGCTGCGGGTCAAGTTCAACCCTCTTGCCCTGCTACTGGATGCCTCTCTGGAGGGAGAGTTTGACTTGGTGCAGCGGATCATCTATGAG GTTGAGAACCCCAGCACGGCTAATGACGAGGGCATCACCCCCCTTCACAACGCCGTATGTGCTGGACGTCACCACATCGTCAAGTTCCTGCTCGACTTTGGAGTTAACGTCAACGCTGCTGACAGCGATGGATG GACCCCACTACACTGTGCGGCCTCCTGTAACAGTGTGCATCTCTGTAAGCTGCTGGTGGAGTCAGGGGCAGCCATCTTTGCCACCACCATCAGTGATGTGGAGACAGCGGCTGATAAATGTGAGGAGATGGAGGACGGATACACACAGTGTTCCCAGTTCCTCTTCG GGCTGCAGGAGAAGCTAGGGGTGATGAATAAAGGGTCTGTGTATGCGCTGTGGGACTATGAGGCACAGAGCTCAGATGAGCTGTCCTTCCACGAGGGAGACGCCATCACCACCCTGAGTCGCAGGGACCACGCTGAGACAGAGTGGTGGTGGGCCAGGCTACATGACAATGAGGGCTACGTACCACGCAACCTGCTCGGG TTGTATCCAAGGATCAAGCCTAGACAACGTTCTCTGGCATAG
- the ppp1r13ba gene encoding protein phosphatase 1, regulatory subunit 13Ba isoform X2, which produces MKRFFSMVQHSLISVTKDKAWLHQMVCPGPQPQEKENRKAQVPHRAAKMILTVYLSDSQQMLTEVPITPETTCKDVVEFCKEAGEGGCHLTDVWKGNERVIPFDILMFEHLQEWGPRRMEVMFYLRHEDSPSESSDQGSQLSQEQSNRGSGGSSDQSCEERVGNPCVELTLSELQEMATRQQQQIETQQQMLVAKEQRLRYLQQQDHRQGQTVSEAEKLQRLMERVESQEAKLKKIRAMRGQVDYSKLINGNLSAEIQHVSGQFQEKQAELQSAVVKVDQLNQQLEDLRRGRLNGLQPLGGPLTGTAALELRKLYQELQVRNKLNTEHSGRLQQNKELLNKRNTEVTMMDKRIGDLRDRLHKKKTELNRINGPPSPQPTPSSSGRIAAVCPYIQVPVPGRQEVGYALPPDPVKPPFVPGTGTISHGRSKSEEEGCGVRKPFVQWKVSDLDIIVDPMEMRDVPRSPSGACSADTVWSQGLGQQKQMGLSYRAQYQQHKSNEAVWPTLSKSVSSMQPSDWRNTSPDQSLDFSKLPGGSVSKPLPIYGTYPAPTGHPSIVCSTSSLTRSAPATLAWQRSAPAPPGYSSQQIQQRISVPPSPTPQSGLGEGESPDPLPAVAVRPYVPDRSSSRPQSPRKGPATMNSSSIYHMYLQQPAAAKSYPAGGRSAVKAVYGKPVLPSSTSPSPVPFQHEALSPGGESGGDMVDREGDTTEGRLLTPPSVENIPRPLSPTKLTPVAHSPLRYQSDADLEVLRRRLTNAPRPLKKRSSITEPEGPTGPNIQKLLYQRFNTLAGGMEGGNSTPFYQPVFMGGVLGCPDMDNINTSNGNLIGTASLVITAADGTNSDHRLSSSMSPSSDSNERRTRPPSETTPRMPTPQPSLEDNNNQPGPSSTTSTPRPIPIPEASSPQPKETSPRTVTPPALPKIKRTNLKKPESERTGHGLRVKFNPLALLLDASLEGEFDLVQRIIYEVENPSTANDEGITPLHNAVCAGRHHIVKFLLDFGVNVNAADSDGWTPLHCAASCNSVHLCKLLVESGAAIFATTISDVETAADKCEEMEDGYTQCSQFLFGLQEKLGVMNKGSVYALWDYEAQSSDELSFHEGDAITTLSRRDHAETEWWWARLHDNEGYVPRNLLGLYPRIKPRQRSLA; this is translated from the exons ATGATCTTGACAGTGTACCTGAGCGACAGCCAGCAGATGCTGACAGAGGTGCCCATCACCCCAGAGACCACCTGTAAAGACGTGGTGGAGTTCTGTAAGGAGGCCGGAGAAGGTGGCTGTcacctgactgatgtctggaaGGGCAACG AGAGAGTGATCCCCTTTGACATCCTGATGTTTGAGCACCTGCAGGAGTGGGGTCCCAGGAGGATGGAGGTCATGTTCTACCTGAGACACGAAGACTCCCCCTCAGAGAGCAGCGACCAGG GGAGCCAGCTCTCTCAGGAACAGTCCAACAGAGGCAGTGGAGGGAGCTCAGACCAGTCATGTGAGGAAAGG GTGGGGAACCCTTGCGTGGAGCTGACTCTGTCGGAGCTGCAGGAGATGGCCACACGGCAACAGCAACAGATCGAGACCCAACAGCAGATGCTGGTTGCCAAG GAGCAGCGTCTGAGGTACCTGCAGCAGCAGGACCACAGACAGGGCCAGACGGTGTCAGAGGCTGAGAAGCTACAGAGGTTGATGGAGCGAGTGGAGAGTCAGGAGGCCAAACTAAAGAAGATCCGCGCCATGAGGGGCCAGGTGGACTACAGCAAGCTCATCAATGGCAACCTGT CAGCTGAGATCCAGCATGTGAGTGGGCAGTTCCAGGAGAAGCAGGCAGAGCTGCAGTCAGCTGTGGTGAAGGTGGACCAACTCAACCAGCAGCTTGAGGACCTGAGGAGGGGACGTCTCAACGGCCTGCAGCCCCTAGGAGGACCTCTCACTGGCACCGCCGCTCTGGAGCTACGCAAACTCTACCAGGAACTACAG gtGCGTAACAAGCTGAACACGGAGCATAGTGGCAGGCTGCAGCAGAACAAGGAGCTGCTGAATAAGCGCAACACGGAGGTGACTATGATGGACAAGCGCATTGGGGACCTTCGCGACCGCCTGCACAAGAAAAAAACAGAG CTTAACAGGATAAACGGTCCTCCCTCCCCCCAGCCCACTCCCAGCAGCTCAGGCCGCATAGCCGCGGTATGTCCGTATATCCAGGTGCCCGTCCCAGGCAGACAAGAGGTGGGCTATGCTCTGCCCCCAGACCCCGTCAAACCACCGTTTGTCCCTGGGACTGGCACCATCAGCCATGGCCGCTCCAAATCAG AGGAGGAAGGGTGCGGTGTGAGGAAGCCCTTCGTCCAATGGAAGGTCTCAGATTTAGACATCATAGTGGACCCCATGGAGATGAGAGACGTGCCCCGGTCCCCCTCAGGGGCCTGCAGTGCCGACACAGTCTGGAGCCAGGGGCTAGGGCAGCAGAAGCAGATGGGCCTAAGTTACAGGGCTCAATATCAACAACATAAAT CCAATGAAGCAGTGTGGCCCACCCTTAGTAAAAGTGTCTCCTCGATGCAACCTTCAGATTGGAGAAACACCAGCCCAGACCAG AGCCTTGACTTCAGTAAGCTACCAGGAGGATCCGTGTCCAAACCACTACCCATCTATGGGACCTATCCTGCACCTACTGGCCACCCGTCTATAGTCTGCTCTACCAGCTCCCTGACCAGGTCCGCCCCTGCCACTTTAGCCTGGCAGCGTTCAGCCCCAGCACCTCCTGGTTACTCCTCCCAGCAGATCCAGCAGCGTATCTCTGTCCCTCCTAGCCCCACACCTCAGTCAggcctgggggagggggagagtccTGACCCCCTGCCGGCTGTGGCTGTGAGACCCTACGTTCCAGACCGGTCCTCCTCCAGGCCTCAGTCCCCCAGGAAGGGCCCTGCCACTATGAACTCCTCCTCCATCTACCACATGTACCTGCAGCAGCCTGCAGCAGCCAAGAGCTACCCAGCAGGAGGCAGATCTGCTGTCAAAGCAG TGTATGGGAAACCTGTGCTTCCCTCCagcacctctccctcccctgtgcccTTCCAGCATGAGGCCCTGTCcccaggaggagagagtggaggggacaTGGTGGACAGGGAAGGGGACACCACAGAGGGTAGACTCCTAACCCCTCCCAGCGTGGAGAACATCCCGCGGCCCCTGAGCCCCACCAAGCTGACCCCCGTGGCCCACTCCCCGCTGCGCTACCAGAGCGACGCCGACCTAGAGGTCCTGCGCCGGCGGCTGACCAATGCACCGCGCCCGCTGAAGAAACGCAGCTCCATCACAGAGCCAGAGGGCCCCACCGGACCCAACATCCAGAAGCTCCTGTACCAGCGCTTCAACACCCTGGCCGGAGGCATGGAGGGCGGCAACAGCACCCCATTCTACCAGCCCGTCTTCATGGGTGGTGTCCTGGGATGTCCTGACATGGACAACATCAACACTTCTAATGGGAACCTGATCGGGACAGCTTCCCTGGTCATCACTGCCGCAGACGGTACCAACTCAGACCATCGCCTGTCCTCTTCCATGTCCCCTTCCTCTGACTCCAATGAGAGGAGGACACGCCCACCCAGTGAGACCACTCCCCGCATGCCCACCCCCCAGCCCAGCTTGGAAGACAACAACAACCAACCTGGTCCTTCTAGCACCACCTCCACTCCCAGGCCCATCCCCATCCCTGAGGCCTCGTCTCCCCAGCCGAAAGAAACCTCTCCCCGGACTGTCACACCCCCGGCATTGCCTAAG ATCAAGAGGACTAACCTGAAGAAACCTGAGTCAGAGAGGACAGGCCATGGGCTGCGGGTCAAGTTCAACCCTCTTGCCCTGCTACTGGATGCCTCTCTGGAGGGAGAGTTTGACTTGGTGCAGCGGATCATCTATGAG GTTGAGAACCCCAGCACGGCTAATGACGAGGGCATCACCCCCCTTCACAACGCCGTATGTGCTGGACGTCACCACATCGTCAAGTTCCTGCTCGACTTTGGAGTTAACGTCAACGCTGCTGACAGCGATGGATG GACCCCACTACACTGTGCGGCCTCCTGTAACAGTGTGCATCTCTGTAAGCTGCTGGTGGAGTCAGGGGCAGCCATCTTTGCCACCACCATCAGTGATGTGGAGACAGCGGCTGATAAATGTGAGGAGATGGAGGACGGATACACACAGTGTTCCCAGTTCCTCTTCG GGCTGCAGGAGAAGCTAGGGGTGATGAATAAAGGGTCTGTGTATGCGCTGTGGGACTATGAGGCACAGAGCTCAGATGAGCTGTCCTTCCACGAGGGAGACGCCATCACCACCCTGAGTCGCAGGGACCACGCTGAGACAGAGTGGTGGTGGGCCAGGCTACATGACAATGAGGGCTACGTACCACGCAACCTGCTCGGG TTGTATCCAAGGATCAAGCCTAGACAACGTTCTCTGGCATAG
- the ppp1r13ba gene encoding protein phosphatase 1, regulatory subunit 13Ba isoform X9, translating into MERVESQEAKLKKIRAMRGQVDYSKLINGNLSAEIQHVSGQFQEKQAELQSAVVKVDQLNQQLEDLRRGRLNGLQPLGGPLTGTAALELRKLYQELQVRNKLNTEHSGRLQQNKELLNKRNTEVTMMDKRIGDLRDRLHKKKTELNRINGPPSPQPTPSSSGRIAAVCPYIQVPVPGRQEVGYALPPDPVKPPFVPGTGTISHGRSKSEEEGCGVRKPFVQWKVSDLDIIVDPMEMRDVPRSPSGACSADTVWSQGLGQQKQMGLSYRAQYQQHKSNEAVWPTLSKSVSSMQPSDWRNTSPDQSLDFSKLPGGSVSKPLPIYGTYPAPTGHPSIVCSTSSLTRSAPATLAWQRSAPAPPGYSSQQIQQRISVPPSPTPQSGLGEGESPDPLPAVAVRPYVPDRSSSRPQSPRKGPATMNSSSIYHMYLQQPAAAKSYPAGGRSAVKAVYGKPVLPSSTSPSPVPFQHEALSPGGESGGDMVDREGDTTEGRLLTPPSVENIPRPLSPTKLTPVAHSPLRYQSDADLEVLRRRLTNAPRPLKKRSSITEPEGPTGPNIQKLLYQRFNTLAGGMEGGNSTPFYQPVFMGGVLGCPDMDNINTSNGNLIGTASLVITAADGTNSDHRLSSSMSPSSDSNERRTRPPSETTPRMPTPQPSLEDNNNQPGPSSTTSTPRPIPIPEASSPQPKETSPRTVTPPALPKQIKRTNLKKPESERTGHGLRVKFNPLALLLDASLEGEFDLVQRIIYEVENPSTANDEGITPLHNAVCAGRHHIVKFLLDFGVNVNAADSDGWTPLHCAASCNSVHLCKLLVESGAAIFATTISDVETAADKCEEMEDGYTQCSQFLFGLQEKLGVMNKGSVYALWDYEAQSSDELSFHEGDAITTLSRRDHAETEWWWARLHDNEGYVPRNLLGLYPRIKPRQRSLA; encoded by the exons ATGGAGCGAGTGGAGAGTCAGGAGGCCAAACTAAAGAAGATCCGCGCCATGAGGGGCCAGGTGGACTACAGCAAGCTCATCAATGGCAACCTGT CAGCTGAGATCCAGCATGTGAGTGGGCAGTTCCAGGAGAAGCAGGCAGAGCTGCAGTCAGCTGTGGTGAAGGTGGACCAACTCAACCAGCAGCTTGAGGACCTGAGGAGGGGACGTCTCAACGGCCTGCAGCCCCTAGGAGGACCTCTCACTGGCACCGCCGCTCTGGAGCTACGCAAACTCTACCAGGAACTACAG gtGCGTAACAAGCTGAACACGGAGCATAGTGGCAGGCTGCAGCAGAACAAGGAGCTGCTGAATAAGCGCAACACGGAGGTGACTATGATGGACAAGCGCATTGGGGACCTTCGCGACCGCCTGCACAAGAAAAAAACAGAG CTTAACAGGATAAACGGTCCTCCCTCCCCCCAGCCCACTCCCAGCAGCTCAGGCCGCATAGCCGCGGTATGTCCGTATATCCAGGTGCCCGTCCCAGGCAGACAAGAGGTGGGCTATGCTCTGCCCCCAGACCCCGTCAAACCACCGTTTGTCCCTGGGACTGGCACCATCAGCCATGGCCGCTCCAAATCAG AGGAGGAAGGGTGCGGTGTGAGGAAGCCCTTCGTCCAATGGAAGGTCTCAGATTTAGACATCATAGTGGACCCCATGGAGATGAGAGACGTGCCCCGGTCCCCCTCAGGGGCCTGCAGTGCCGACACAGTCTGGAGCCAGGGGCTAGGGCAGCAGAAGCAGATGGGCCTAAGTTACAGGGCTCAATATCAACAACATAAAT CCAATGAAGCAGTGTGGCCCACCCTTAGTAAAAGTGTCTCCTCGATGCAACCTTCAGATTGGAGAAACACCAGCCCAGACCAG AGCCTTGACTTCAGTAAGCTACCAGGAGGATCCGTGTCCAAACCACTACCCATCTATGGGACCTATCCTGCACCTACTGGCCACCCGTCTATAGTCTGCTCTACCAGCTCCCTGACCAGGTCCGCCCCTGCCACTTTAGCCTGGCAGCGTTCAGCCCCAGCACCTCCTGGTTACTCCTCCCAGCAGATCCAGCAGCGTATCTCTGTCCCTCCTAGCCCCACACCTCAGTCAggcctgggggagggggagagtccTGACCCCCTGCCGGCTGTGGCTGTGAGACCCTACGTTCCAGACCGGTCCTCCTCCAGGCCTCAGTCCCCCAGGAAGGGCCCTGCCACTATGAACTCCTCCTCCATCTACCACATGTACCTGCAGCAGCCTGCAGCAGCCAAGAGCTACCCAGCAGGAGGCAGATCTGCTGTCAAAGCAG TGTATGGGAAACCTGTGCTTCCCTCCagcacctctccctcccctgtgcccTTCCAGCATGAGGCCCTGTCcccaggaggagagagtggaggggacaTGGTGGACAGGGAAGGGGACACCACAGAGGGTAGACTCCTAACCCCTCCCAGCGTGGAGAACATCCCGCGGCCCCTGAGCCCCACCAAGCTGACCCCCGTGGCCCACTCCCCGCTGCGCTACCAGAGCGACGCCGACCTAGAGGTCCTGCGCCGGCGGCTGACCAATGCACCGCGCCCGCTGAAGAAACGCAGCTCCATCACAGAGCCAGAGGGCCCCACCGGACCCAACATCCAGAAGCTCCTGTACCAGCGCTTCAACACCCTGGCCGGAGGCATGGAGGGCGGCAACAGCACCCCATTCTACCAGCCCGTCTTCATGGGTGGTGTCCTGGGATGTCCTGACATGGACAACATCAACACTTCTAATGGGAACCTGATCGGGACAGCTTCCCTGGTCATCACTGCCGCAGACGGTACCAACTCAGACCATCGCCTGTCCTCTTCCATGTCCCCTTCCTCTGACTCCAATGAGAGGAGGACACGCCCACCCAGTGAGACCACTCCCCGCATGCCCACCCCCCAGCCCAGCTTGGAAGACAACAACAACCAACCTGGTCCTTCTAGCACCACCTCCACTCCCAGGCCCATCCCCATCCCTGAGGCCTCGTCTCCCCAGCCGAAAGAAACCTCTCCCCGGACTGTCACACCCCCGGCATTGCCTAAG CAGATCAAGAGGACTAACCTGAAGAAACCTGAGTCAGAGAGGACAGGCCATGGGCTGCGGGTCAAGTTCAACCCTCTTGCCCTGCTACTGGATGCCTCTCTGGAGGGAGAGTTTGACTTGGTGCAGCGGATCATCTATGAG GTTGAGAACCCCAGCACGGCTAATGACGAGGGCATCACCCCCCTTCACAACGCCGTATGTGCTGGACGTCACCACATCGTCAAGTTCCTGCTCGACTTTGGAGTTAACGTCAACGCTGCTGACAGCGATGGATG GACCCCACTACACTGTGCGGCCTCCTGTAACAGTGTGCATCTCTGTAAGCTGCTGGTGGAGTCAGGGGCAGCCATCTTTGCCACCACCATCAGTGATGTGGAGACAGCGGCTGATAAATGTGAGGAGATGGAGGACGGATACACACAGTGTTCCCAGTTCCTCTTCG GGCTGCAGGAGAAGCTAGGGGTGATGAATAAAGGGTCTGTGTATGCGCTGTGGGACTATGAGGCACAGAGCTCAGATGAGCTGTCCTTCCACGAGGGAGACGCCATCACCACCCTGAGTCGCAGGGACCACGCTGAGACAGAGTGGTGGTGGGCCAGGCTACATGACAATGAGGGCTACGTACCACGCAACCTGCTCGGG TTGTATCCAAGGATCAAGCCTAGACAACGTTCTCTGGCATAG